Proteins found in one Syngnathus acus chromosome 9, fSynAcu1.2, whole genome shotgun sequence genomic segment:
- the LOC119126759 gene encoding gastrula zinc finger protein XlCGF8.2DB-like isoform X4: MATDVRIHSRLRFPSTSGWRSEIAEHENTLKVVKMLKEFVSKRLMVAADEIFELFESTIASYKEQLCHAREESERHRCQLEAVRPKTLLQDQDPQSPLIKEEEEQVDVSNKPLTVISAKSEDDELCRRSRGAAAAVDNLLAPLSHSEDTEESSKSGTDCEGDDKRSIKEAPKRFVCSACGERFARKSNMVTHMRVHTGDKPFCCSVCGETFARKVSLKGHAATHTGEKPFTCSVCGERFAYNYNLTRHMHTHTGDKRFACSVCGKIFNQRANMVAHLRTHTGEKPFQCSLCGDRFAHRVSLIAHTATHTGQKPFLCSVCGEGFSYKYSLTAHMRKHRQ; encoded by the exons ATGGCGACTGATGTACGCATACACAGTCGGTTGCGCTTTCCTTCGACTTCAGGTTGGCGTAGTGAAATAGCCGAGCACGAAAATACACTTAAAGTTGTCAAAATGTTGAAGGAGTTTGTGAGTAAGCGACTCATGGTGGCCGCCGACGAAATTTTCGAACTATTCGAAAGCACCATCGCTTCGTACAAGGAGCAACTTTGTCACGCCAGAGAGGAGAGCGAGCGACACCGATGCCAACTGGAAGCCGTTCGCCCCAAAACTCTCCTCCAAG ACCAAGATCCGCAGTCCCCACTCatcaaagaggaagaggagcaggTGGACGTCAGCAACAAGCCGCTTACTGTCATCTCGGCGAAGAGTGAAGACGACGAGCTTTGTCGTCGAAGCAgaggggcggcggcggcggtggacAACCTCTTGGCACCGCTGTCACATAGCGAAGACACAGAAGAATCGTCGAAGAGCGGCACGGACTGCGAAGGTGACGACAAACGCTCGATAAAGGAAGCGCCAAAGCGTTTTGTCTGTTCGGCTTGCGGTGAAAGGTTCGCCCGCAAGTCAAACATGGTAACGCACATGCGTgtccacacgggagacaaacCTTTCTGTTGTTCGGTTTGCGGTGAAACGTTTGCACGTAAGGTCTCCTTGAAGGGGCACGCCGCCACGCACACGGGAGAGAAACCTTTcacctgctcagtttgtggcgaAAGATTTGCCTATAATTACAATCTCACccgacacatgcacacgcacacgggAGATAAGCGCTTCGCATGCTCCGTTTGCGGTAAAATCTTCAATCAGAGGGCCAACATGGTGGCACACTTGAGAACGCACACGGGAGAAAAACCTTTCCAGTGTTCGCTTTGCGGCGATCGCTTTGCTCATCGCGTCTCGTTGATCGCACACACAGCCACACACACGGGACAAAAACCCTTTCTTTGCTCAGTTTGCGGCGAAGGGTTTTCTTATAAGTACAGTTTGACCGCACACATGCGCAAACACCGACAGtga
- the castor1 gene encoding cytosolic arginine sensor for mTORC1 subunit 1 isoform X1, translated as MELHILDHRLRVTSINKSGLSHFTHPLIKLIFLRRRTRCKFFSMTETPENYTVLLDEEGFKELEASSHLQAEGSVWLPLNVLSDAVTASPGSQAPGVTKIAESVIAPLARRHVSVFMLSTYQTDFVLVREKDLPVVVATLEEEFNIFREVGGESLLVRGRDIADGPHKNAKQATQAGLQPVLIPQNRFCVMSLDPDTLPSIATTLIDVLFYSGSPKEDEMPSSGSDLERIKFFSFSLIDGYVSLVMDTDTQRRFPADLLFTSSSGELWRMVRIGGQPLGFDECGIVAQISQPLADCDISAYYISTFSFDHALVPEEDIARVSDVLHKQRMDLTTS; from the exons ATGGAGCTGCACATTCTGGACCACCGGCTGCGGGTCACCAGCATCAACAAGAGCGGCTTGTCGCACTTCACGCACCCGCTCATCAAGCTAATCTTCCTCCGCCGCCGGACACG ATGCAAGTTCTTCAGTATGACGGAGACCCCCGAGAACTACACGGTCTTGTTGGATGAGGAGGGCTTCAAAG AGCTGGAGGCCTCGTCGCATCTGCAGGCAGAGGGCTCGGTGTGGCTGCCGCTCAACGTGCTCTCCGACGCCGTCACCGCCTCGCCCGGCTCACAGGCGCCGGGCGTCACCAAGATTGCCGAGTCGGTCATCGCGCCGTTGGCCCGCCGCCACGTCTCCGTCTTCATGCTGTCCACCTACCAGACCGACTTTGTCCTG GTGAGAGAGAAGGACCTGCCAGTGGTGGTGGCCACTCTGGAGGAGGAGTTCAACATCTTCCGCGAAGTTGGAGGAGAGTCGCTCCTCGTCCGCGGCCGCGACATCGCCGACGGCCCGCACAAGAACGCTAAACAAG CCACGCAGGCCGGTCTTCAGCCGGTGCTCATTCCTCAGAACCGCTTCTGCGTCATGTCTTTGGACCCCGACACGCTGCCCTCCATCGCCACCACGCTCATCGACGTGCTCTTCTACTCTGGCAG CCCCAAAGAAGACGAGATGCCGTCTTCCGGCTCAGACTTGGAGCGGATCAAGTTTTTCTCCTTCTCCCTGATTGACGGTTACGTCTCGCTCGTCATGGACACGGACACTCAAAGACG TTTCCCCGCCGACCTCCTCTTCACCAGCTCGTCCGGGGAACTGTGGCGAATGGTGCGAATCGGAGGACAACCCCTCGGCTTCG ACGAGTGCGGCATCGTGGCCCAGATCTCACAGCCGCTGGCCGACTGCGACATCTCCGCCTACTACATCAGCACCTTCAGTTTCGACCACGCTTTG gttCCCGAAGAGGACATCGCTCGTGTAAGCGACGTGCTGCACAAGCAGCGGATGGACCTGACCACCAGCTGA
- the LOC119126759 gene encoding zinc finger and SCAN domain-containing protein 2-like isoform X1: MKMLKELVRKRLIAAADEIFGLFESTVASYEEQLYRAREESERQRKLGDVCPKAHIQARLDQRRATGGKGQVIPDALLASDRRSPPVKEEEEAPRSSRVKEEVEEADISEFPLKVVVVKSEDEQLPGGSSPRNLLRVPSGERRREPQAHKLFSLLSDTGDTGESLSNADCQGDGKRFLPSENDSTERRCGTDQDPQSPLIKEEEEQVDVSNKPLTVISAKSEDDELCRRSRGAAAAVDNLLAPLSHSEDTEESSKSGTDCEGDDKRSIKEAPKRFVCSACGERFARKSNMVTHMRVHTGDKPFCCSVCGETFARKVSLKGHAATHTGEKPFTCSVCGERFAYNYNLTRHMHTHTGDKRFACSVCGKIFNQRANMVAHLRTHTGEKPFQCSLCGDRFAHRVSLIAHTATHTGQKPFLCSVCGEGFSYKYSLTAHMRKHRQ, encoded by the exons atgaaaatgttgaaagagTTGGTGAGAAAGCGACTTATAGCAGCCGCCGACGAAATCTTCGGCCTGTTCGAAAGCACCGTCGCGTCTTACGAGGAGCAACTTTATCGTGCCAGAGAGGAGAGCGAGCGACAGCGGAAACTGGGCGACGTTTGCCCCAAAGCTCACATCCAAG CCAGATTGGATCAACGACGAGCCACCGGCGGAAAAGGTCAAGTCATTCCAGATGCACTGTTAGCGTCAGACAGGCGCTCTCCTCCCgtcaaagaggaagaggaggcgcCACGGTCCTCCCGTGTGAAGGAAGAAGTAGAAGAGGCCGACATCAGCGAGTTTCCGCtcaaggtggtggtggtgaagaGTGAAGACGAGCAACTCCCCGGTGGGTCGTCGCCTCGCAATCTCCTTCGCGTTCCAAGTGGAGAGCGTCGTAGAGAACCGCAAGCACATAAACTCTTCTCTTTGCTGTCGGACACCGGGGACACAGGAGAATCACTGAGCAATGCAGACTGCCAAGGGGACGGCAAACGCTTCCTGCCCTCGGAAAACGACTCGACTGAAAGGAGATGTGGCACAG ACCAAGATCCGCAGTCCCCACTCatcaaagaggaagaggagcaggTGGACGTCAGCAACAAGCCGCTTACTGTCATCTCGGCGAAGAGTGAAGACGACGAGCTTTGTCGTCGAAGCAgaggggcggcggcggcggtggacAACCTCTTGGCACCGCTGTCACATAGCGAAGACACAGAAGAATCGTCGAAGAGCGGCACGGACTGCGAAGGTGACGACAAACGCTCGATAAAGGAAGCGCCAAAGCGTTTTGTCTGTTCGGCTTGCGGTGAAAGGTTCGCCCGCAAGTCAAACATGGTAACGCACATGCGTgtccacacgggagacaaacCTTTCTGTTGTTCGGTTTGCGGTGAAACGTTTGCACGTAAGGTCTCCTTGAAGGGGCACGCCGCCACGCACACGGGAGAGAAACCTTTcacctgctcagtttgtggcgaAAGATTTGCCTATAATTACAATCTCACccgacacatgcacacgcacacgggAGATAAGCGCTTCGCATGCTCCGTTTGCGGTAAAATCTTCAATCAGAGGGCCAACATGGTGGCACACTTGAGAACGCACACGGGAGAAAAACCTTTCCAGTGTTCGCTTTGCGGCGATCGCTTTGCTCATCGCGTCTCGTTGATCGCACACACAGCCACACACACGGGACAAAAACCCTTTCTTTGCTCAGTTTGCGGCGAAGGGTTTTCTTATAAGTACAGTTTGACCGCACACATGCGCAAACACCGACAGtga
- the spring1 gene encoding SREBP regulating gene protein, which produces MMVLRRLLRKRWVLGIVFGLSLIYFLSSTLKQEERITGDRALLEVRDTEHRIPWKVRFTLGNSSRQTGRCRNSIQGKTLLTDELGYVCERKDLLVNGCCNVKAPRSRQHVCKSCLADGCCSVYEYCVSCCLRPDKQAHLERFLSRAAQGFQNLFTAVEDLFELCLAKCRTSSQSVQHENTYRNPQAKFCYGESPPELLPI; this is translated from the exons ATGATGGTGCTCCGGCGGCTCTTAAGGAAACGCTGGGTGCTGGGAATCGTCTTCGGATTGTCGCTCATCTACTTTCTTAGCAGCACGTTGAAACAG gaGGAGCGAATCACAGGGGACCGCGCCCTTCTGGAAGTGAGAGACACCGAGCATCGCATCCCCTGGAAGGTGCGCTTCACTCTGGGAAACAGCAGCCGACAGACAGGCCGCTGCCGCAACTCCATCCAGGGAAAAACACTGCTCACCGACGAGCTGG GTTACGTGTGTGAGCGCAAAGACCTGCTGGTGAACGGCTGCTGCAACGTCAAGGCGCCGCGCAGCCGCCAGCACGTCTGCAAAAGCTGCCTGGCCGACGGCTGCTGTAGCGTGTACGAATACTGCGTGTCCTGCTGCCTCCGGCCGGACAAG CAAGCCCACCTGGAGCGCTTCCTGAGCCGCGCCGCCCAGGGCTTCCAAAACCTCTTCACCGCCGTGGAGGACCTCTTTGAGCTTTGCCTGGCCAAGTGTCGCACTTCTTCGCAA AGCGTCCAGCACGAGAACACGTACCGGAACCCCCAAGCCAAGTTCTGCTACGGCGAAAGTCCCCCGGAGCTCCTTCCCATCTAA
- the LOC119126759 gene encoding zinc finger protein 37-like isoform X2, which translates to MKMLKELVRKRLIAAADEIFGLFESTVASYEEQLYRAREESERQRKLGDVCPKAHIQARLDQRRATGGKGQVIPDALLASDRRSPPVKEEEEAPRSSRVKEEVEEADISEFPLKVVVVKSEDEQLPGESLSNADCQGDGKRFLPSENDSTERRCGTDQDPQSPLIKEEEEQVDVSNKPLTVISAKSEDDELCRRSRGAAAAVDNLLAPLSHSEDTEESSKSGTDCEGDDKRSIKEAPKRFVCSACGERFARKSNMVTHMRVHTGDKPFCCSVCGETFARKVSLKGHAATHTGEKPFTCSVCGERFAYNYNLTRHMHTHTGDKRFACSVCGKIFNQRANMVAHLRTHTGEKPFQCSLCGDRFAHRVSLIAHTATHTGQKPFLCSVCGEGFSYKYSLTAHMRKHRQ; encoded by the exons atgaaaatgttgaaagagTTGGTGAGAAAGCGACTTATAGCAGCCGCCGACGAAATCTTCGGCCTGTTCGAAAGCACCGTCGCGTCTTACGAGGAGCAACTTTATCGTGCCAGAGAGGAGAGCGAGCGACAGCGGAAACTGGGCGACGTTTGCCCCAAAGCTCACATCCAAG CCAGATTGGATCAACGACGAGCCACCGGCGGAAAAGGTCAAGTCATTCCAGATGCACTGTTAGCGTCAGACAGGCGCTCTCCTCCCgtcaaagaggaagaggaggcgcCACGGTCCTCCCGTGTGAAGGAAGAAGTAGAAGAGGCCGACATCAGCGAGTTTCCGCtcaaggtggtggtggtgaagaGTGAAGACGAGCAACTCCCCG GAGAATCACTGAGCAATGCAGACTGCCAAGGGGACGGCAAACGCTTCCTGCCCTCGGAAAACGACTCGACTGAAAGGAGATGTGGCACAG ACCAAGATCCGCAGTCCCCACTCatcaaagaggaagaggagcaggTGGACGTCAGCAACAAGCCGCTTACTGTCATCTCGGCGAAGAGTGAAGACGACGAGCTTTGTCGTCGAAGCAgaggggcggcggcggcggtggacAACCTCTTGGCACCGCTGTCACATAGCGAAGACACAGAAGAATCGTCGAAGAGCGGCACGGACTGCGAAGGTGACGACAAACGCTCGATAAAGGAAGCGCCAAAGCGTTTTGTCTGTTCGGCTTGCGGTGAAAGGTTCGCCCGCAAGTCAAACATGGTAACGCACATGCGTgtccacacgggagacaaacCTTTCTGTTGTTCGGTTTGCGGTGAAACGTTTGCACGTAAGGTCTCCTTGAAGGGGCACGCCGCCACGCACACGGGAGAGAAACCTTTcacctgctcagtttgtggcgaAAGATTTGCCTATAATTACAATCTCACccgacacatgcacacgcacacgggAGATAAGCGCTTCGCATGCTCCGTTTGCGGTAAAATCTTCAATCAGAGGGCCAACATGGTGGCACACTTGAGAACGCACACGGGAGAAAAACCTTTCCAGTGTTCGCTTTGCGGCGATCGCTTTGCTCATCGCGTCTCGTTGATCGCACACACAGCCACACACACGGGACAAAAACCCTTTCTTTGCTCAGTTTGCGGCGAAGGGTTTTCTTATAAGTACAGTTTGACCGCACACATGCGCAAACACCGACAGtga
- the LOC119126759 gene encoding uncharacterized protein LOC119126759 isoform X6, whose protein sequence is MKMLKELVRKRLIAAADEIFGLFESTVASYEEQLYRAREESERQRKLGDVCPKAHIQARLDQRRATGGKGQVIPDALLASDRRSPPVKEEEEAPRSSRVKEEVEEADISEFPLKVVVVKSEDEQLPGGSSPRNLLRVPSGERRREPQAHKLFSLLSDTGDTGESLSNADCQGDGKRFLPSENDSTERRCGTDS, encoded by the exons atgaaaatgttgaaagagTTGGTGAGAAAGCGACTTATAGCAGCCGCCGACGAAATCTTCGGCCTGTTCGAAAGCACCGTCGCGTCTTACGAGGAGCAACTTTATCGTGCCAGAGAGGAGAGCGAGCGACAGCGGAAACTGGGCGACGTTTGCCCCAAAGCTCACATCCAAG CCAGATTGGATCAACGACGAGCCACCGGCGGAAAAGGTCAAGTCATTCCAGATGCACTGTTAGCGTCAGACAGGCGCTCTCCTCCCgtcaaagaggaagaggaggcgcCACGGTCCTCCCGTGTGAAGGAAGAAGTAGAAGAGGCCGACATCAGCGAGTTTCCGCtcaaggtggtggtggtgaagaGTGAAGACGAGCAACTCCCCGGTGGGTCGTCGCCTCGCAATCTCCTTCGCGTTCCAAGTGGAGAGCGTCGTAGAGAACCGCAAGCACATAAACTCTTCTCTTTGCTGTCGGACACCGGGGACACAGGAGAATCACTGAGCAATGCAGACTGCCAAGGGGACGGCAAACGCTTCCTGCCCTCGGAAAACGACTCGACTGAAAGGAGATGTGGCACAG atAGTTGA
- the LOC119126759 gene encoding oocyte zinc finger protein XlCOF8.4-like isoform X5, with product MKMLKELVRKRLIAAADEIFGLFESTVASYEEQLYRAREESERQRKLGDVCPKAHIQARLDQRRATGGKGQVIPDALLASDRRSPPVKEEEEAPRSSRVKEEVEEADISEFPLKVVVVKSEDEQLPGGSSPRNLLRVPSGERRREPQAHKLFSLLSDTGDTGESLSNADCQGDGKRFLPSENDSTERRCGTGRKSFTCSVCGKTFARKEHMKKHMRMHTGEKPFSCSVCSEEFTQKVSLTAHMATHTGEKPFACSLCSESYSYKHSLNAHMQRHTGEKPFCCSICGKRFPREAKHG from the exons atgaaaatgttgaaagagTTGGTGAGAAAGCGACTTATAGCAGCCGCCGACGAAATCTTCGGCCTGTTCGAAAGCACCGTCGCGTCTTACGAGGAGCAACTTTATCGTGCCAGAGAGGAGAGCGAGCGACAGCGGAAACTGGGCGACGTTTGCCCCAAAGCTCACATCCAAG CCAGATTGGATCAACGACGAGCCACCGGCGGAAAAGGTCAAGTCATTCCAGATGCACTGTTAGCGTCAGACAGGCGCTCTCCTCCCgtcaaagaggaagaggaggcgcCACGGTCCTCCCGTGTGAAGGAAGAAGTAGAAGAGGCCGACATCAGCGAGTTTCCGCtcaaggtggtggtggtgaagaGTGAAGACGAGCAACTCCCCGGTGGGTCGTCGCCTCGCAATCTCCTTCGCGTTCCAAGTGGAGAGCGTCGTAGAGAACCGCAAGCACATAAACTCTTCTCTTTGCTGTCGGACACCGGGGACACAGGAGAATCACTGAGCAATGCAGACTGCCAAGGGGACGGCAAACGCTTCCTGCCCTCGGAAAACGACTCGACTGAAAGGAGATGTGGCACAGGTAGAAAAAGTTTTACCTGTTCAGTTTGCGGTAAAACGTTTGCTCGGAAAGAACATATGAAAAAACACATGAGAATGCACACAGGGGAAAAACCCTTTAGTTGCTCAGTTTGCAGTGAGGAATTTACTCAGAAAGTCTCTTTGACTGCACACATGGCAACGCACACGGGAGAAAAACCTTTTGCCTGCTCATTATGCAGTGAAAGCTATTCTTACAAGCACAGTTTGAATGCACACATGCAGAGGCACACAGGAGAAAAACCCTTTTGTTGCTCCATTTGCGGCAAACGGTTCCCCAGAGAAGCCAAACATGGTTAA
- the LOC119126758 gene encoding gastrula zinc finger protein XlCGF52.1-like, whose product MASYGENQKEEEVERPCGAREEKQRHPDDISSPPLVLYNQDHQGEGSGSKQERPLKPHVDEETDHPEMLRVKEEDEEFDVSRLPLNVVVVKTEYDREDESPDEARRAGQPADKLFPLLSHREDADEPLPSDGGGHQRFEKDTTEVGAPAHDGDFICSVCGENFTEVDADRHMKGHAAEKPFGCSLCGQTFAEKVELIVHKVTHAAENPFTCSVCGKVYLIKDYLNKHMKTHTGEKPHSCSVCGEKFAHKATLIAHTATHTGEKPFTCSVCEKNFSYKSDLTKHMRTHTGEKPFSCSVCGDKFARKVSLIAHTATHTGEKPFTCSVCGESLSYKHSLNSHMRTHTGEKPFTCSVCGESFARKENLVAHMRRHTGEKPFTCSLCGKNFSHKSAMSRHQRAHAKEKTLTCSVCDQTFLKKTTLVAHMRKHNRQKPLAVKHWTD is encoded by the exons ATGGCGTCCTACGGGGAGAAtcagaaggaggaggaagtggagcgACCTTGTGGAGCAAGAGAAGAGAAGCAGCGACATCCGGACGACATTTCCTCGCCTCCGCTCGTCTTGTACAACCAAG ATCATCAAGGGGAGGGCTCCGGTTCGAAGCAGGAGCGTCCGCTGAAGCCGCACGTCGACGAGGAAACCGACCATCCGGAGATGCTCCGCGTcaaggaggaagatgaggagttTGACGTCAGCCGGCTGCCACTGAACGTCGTCGTGGTGAAGACCGAATACGACAGGGAGGACGAGAGTCCGGATGAAGCGCGAAGGGCAGGCCAACCTGCAGACAAGCTCTTTCCTCTACTGTCGCACCGGGAAGATGCAGATGAACCTTTGCCCAGCGACGGCGGTGGCCACCAACGCTTCGAAAAGGACACAACCGAGGTGGGAGCTCCCGCGCATGACGGTGATTTTATCTGCTCGGTTTGTGGCGAAAACTTCACTGAGGTGGACGCTGATCGCCACATGAAAGGGCACGCCGCCGAAAAACCTTTTGGCTGTTCCCTTTGCGGCCAAACATTTGCAGAAAAGGTTGAGTTGATCGTCCACAAAGTAACGCACGCCGCAGAAAATCCTTTCACTTGCTCAGTTTGCGGCAAAGTCTATTTGATTAAAGACTACTTGAATAAACACATGAAAACGCACACGGGAGAAAAACCGCACAGTTGTTCAGTTTGTGGGGAAAAATTTGCTCACAAGGCCACTTTGATAGCACACACGGCGACGCACACTGGAGAAAAACCGTTCACCTGCTCCGTTTGTGAGAAAAACTTTTCTTATAAGTCGGACCTGACAAAACACATGAGGACTCATACGGGAGAAAAACCCTTTAGCTGCTCGGTTTGTGGCGATAAGTTTGCTCGCAAGGTCTCGTTAATTGCGCACACAGCGACGCATACGGGAGAAAAACCTTTcacttgctccgtttgtgGCGAAAGCCTGTCCTATAAGCACAGTTTGAATTCACACATGCGGACACACACCGGAGAAAAACCTTTCACGTGCTCCGTTTGCGGCGAAAGCTTTGCTCGCAAAGAAAATCTGGTCGCGCACATGAGAAGACACACTGGAGAAAAACCTTTCACGTGTTCGCTTTGCGGGAAAAACTTTTCTCACAAGTCAGCTATGAGTAGACACCAGAGGGCCCACGCCAAAGAAAAAACTTTAACTTGCTCAGTTTGTGACCAGACCTTCTTGAAGAAGACCACTTTGGTGGCACACATGCGCAAACATAACAGACAAAAACCGCTTGCAGTCAAACATTGGACGGACTAA
- the castor1 gene encoding cytosolic arginine sensor for mTORC1 subunit 1 isoform X2, with amino-acid sequence MTETPENYTVLLDEEGFKELEASSHLQAEGSVWLPLNVLSDAVTASPGSQAPGVTKIAESVIAPLARRHVSVFMLSTYQTDFVLVREKDLPVVVATLEEEFNIFREVGGESLLVRGRDIADGPHKNAKQATQAGLQPVLIPQNRFCVMSLDPDTLPSIATTLIDVLFYSGSPKEDEMPSSGSDLERIKFFSFSLIDGYVSLVMDTDTQRRFPADLLFTSSSGELWRMVRIGGQPLGFDECGIVAQISQPLADCDISAYYISTFSFDHALVPEEDIARVSDVLHKQRMDLTTS; translated from the exons ATGACGGAGACCCCCGAGAACTACACGGTCTTGTTGGATGAGGAGGGCTTCAAAG AGCTGGAGGCCTCGTCGCATCTGCAGGCAGAGGGCTCGGTGTGGCTGCCGCTCAACGTGCTCTCCGACGCCGTCACCGCCTCGCCCGGCTCACAGGCGCCGGGCGTCACCAAGATTGCCGAGTCGGTCATCGCGCCGTTGGCCCGCCGCCACGTCTCCGTCTTCATGCTGTCCACCTACCAGACCGACTTTGTCCTG GTGAGAGAGAAGGACCTGCCAGTGGTGGTGGCCACTCTGGAGGAGGAGTTCAACATCTTCCGCGAAGTTGGAGGAGAGTCGCTCCTCGTCCGCGGCCGCGACATCGCCGACGGCCCGCACAAGAACGCTAAACAAG CCACGCAGGCCGGTCTTCAGCCGGTGCTCATTCCTCAGAACCGCTTCTGCGTCATGTCTTTGGACCCCGACACGCTGCCCTCCATCGCCACCACGCTCATCGACGTGCTCTTCTACTCTGGCAG CCCCAAAGAAGACGAGATGCCGTCTTCCGGCTCAGACTTGGAGCGGATCAAGTTTTTCTCCTTCTCCCTGATTGACGGTTACGTCTCGCTCGTCATGGACACGGACACTCAAAGACG TTTCCCCGCCGACCTCCTCTTCACCAGCTCGTCCGGGGAACTGTGGCGAATGGTGCGAATCGGAGGACAACCCCTCGGCTTCG ACGAGTGCGGCATCGTGGCCCAGATCTCACAGCCGCTGGCCGACTGCGACATCTCCGCCTACTACATCAGCACCTTCAGTTTCGACCACGCTTTG gttCCCGAAGAGGACATCGCTCGTGTAAGCGACGTGCTGCACAAGCAGCGGATGGACCTGACCACCAGCTGA
- the LOC119126759 gene encoding zinc finger protein 773-like isoform X3, with protein sequence MATDVRIHSRLRFPSTSGWRSEIAEHENTLKVVKMLKEFVSKRLMVAADEIFELFESTIASYKEQLCHAREESERHRCQLEAVRPKTLLQGSTKMVSTCHLAIVRFGLCPSDQDPQSPLIKEEEEQVDVSNKPLTVISAKSEDDELCRRSRGAAAAVDNLLAPLSHSEDTEESSKSGTDCEGDDKRSIKEAPKRFVCSACGERFARKSNMVTHMRVHTGDKPFCCSVCGETFARKVSLKGHAATHTGEKPFTCSVCGERFAYNYNLTRHMHTHTGDKRFACSVCGKIFNQRANMVAHLRTHTGEKPFQCSLCGDRFAHRVSLIAHTATHTGQKPFLCSVCGEGFSYKYSLTAHMRKHRQ encoded by the exons ATGGCGACTGATGTACGCATACACAGTCGGTTGCGCTTTCCTTCGACTTCAGGTTGGCGTAGTGAAATAGCCGAGCACGAAAATACACTTAAAGTTGTCAAAATGTTGAAGGAGTTTGTGAGTAAGCGACTCATGGTGGCCGCCGACGAAATTTTCGAACTATTCGAAAGCACCATCGCTTCGTACAAGGAGCAACTTTGTCACGCCAGAGAGGAGAGCGAGCGACACCGATGCCAACTGGAAGCCGTTCGCCCCAAAACTCTCCTCCAAG GTTCCACGAAGATGGTGTCCACGTGTCACCTTGCTATTGTCAGGTTCGGTTTGTGCCCTTCAGACCAAGATCCGCAGTCCCCACTCatcaaagaggaagaggagcaggTGGACGTCAGCAACAAGCCGCTTACTGTCATCTCGGCGAAGAGTGAAGACGACGAGCTTTGTCGTCGAAGCAgaggggcggcggcggcggtggacAACCTCTTGGCACCGCTGTCACATAGCGAAGACACAGAAGAATCGTCGAAGAGCGGCACGGACTGCGAAGGTGACGACAAACGCTCGATAAAGGAAGCGCCAAAGCGTTTTGTCTGTTCGGCTTGCGGTGAAAGGTTCGCCCGCAAGTCAAACATGGTAACGCACATGCGTgtccacacgggagacaaacCTTTCTGTTGTTCGGTTTGCGGTGAAACGTTTGCACGTAAGGTCTCCTTGAAGGGGCACGCCGCCACGCACACGGGAGAGAAACCTTTcacctgctcagtttgtggcgaAAGATTTGCCTATAATTACAATCTCACccgacacatgcacacgcacacgggAGATAAGCGCTTCGCATGCTCCGTTTGCGGTAAAATCTTCAATCAGAGGGCCAACATGGTGGCACACTTGAGAACGCACACGGGAGAAAAACCTTTCCAGTGTTCGCTTTGCGGCGATCGCTTTGCTCATCGCGTCTCGTTGATCGCACACACAGCCACACACACGGGACAAAAACCCTTTCTTTGCTCAGTTTGCGGCGAAGGGTTTTCTTATAAGTACAGTTTGACCGCACACATGCGCAAACACCGACAGtga